A portion of the bacterium genome contains these proteins:
- a CDS encoding FeoB small GTPase domain-containing protein yields MTISLPLKRFQKPKAQVVHKEDHLPVIAIVGSPNVGKSVLFNCLTGRYVTVSNYPGTTVETMTGYCTIGKQKLKVIDTPGMYGLHPITEEERIARELLAQINPQVVLHIVDAKNLGRMLSLTLQLIEAKLPVILVLNLMDELEKAGMQIDIIGLSKRLGVPVIPTVGLKGHGISELKEAIDAHINGIKAI; encoded by the coding sequence ATGACAATAAGTTTGCCGTTGAAAAGATTCCAAAAACCAAAGGCGCAGGTTGTTCATAAAGAGGATCACCTTCCAGTTATTGCGATTGTAGGCAGTCCTAATGTGGGCAAAAGCGTGCTCTTTAACTGTTTAACCGGCCGATATGTGACCGTATCCAACTATCCAGGCACTACCGTCGAGACGATGACCGGTTATTGCACTATTGGCAAACAAAAATTAAAGGTAATCGACACTCCCGGTATGTATGGATTACATCCAATTACGGAAGAAGAACGGATTGCTCGGGAGCTATTAGCTCAAATTAATCCTCAAGTTGTCCTTCATATCGTCGATGCAAAGAACCTCGGACGAATGCTATCGCTTACTCTCCAACTCATTGAAGCAAAACTGCCTGTCATTCTTGTGCTGAACCTAATGGATGAATTGGAAAAGGCCGGCATGCAGATAGACATTATCGGCCTTAGCAAAAGGTTGGGTGTTCCTGTTATCCCGACGGTTGGGCTTAAAGGGCATGGAATTTCAGAATTAAAGGAGGCCATTGATGCCCATATTAACGGCATCAAAGCCATTTGA